ATCTGTTTAGCAAAATAAGCTAGAAGatcattaaaaaactaaaagcaTAAACCCTCATTTTAAGAAACATCTACCtataatgattaaatatatactATCATCAAGCATACAAACTCCCGTCCCAAAGCACACTACTAGTTATATACAGACACGGTGATGCATGACACCAAATTACATAGTAAAAATGGCTTTAAATCCTTTCTTTCGTGTGCCTCAAGGCTTCAAATGCAGTCTTGTGGGAACATTCACCTTTCTCTTCCACAATGTCATTCATAACCACAATATCCACATTCATCTTAATCCATCTGGAGTTGTCTTCTGCAGTCAGTTTCAGGAGGtcttataattttcaaatcaaGCTTCGGAGAATTCTGCTCTCATGCAAACATGTGCCTTCACCTAGAGGGCCTCTCCAGTGCCGTCCAACCAAACTTTCCTTTTCTAAAATCTGCTAGGACACGGAATGCTGCTTGATGAACATCTCCATTAAATATTCGAACTGCAAGCTTCTCTATGAATCTgcaatttagtaaataaaatacgCTGTATTGTGTTAAGAAACATTAGCACTGTCTAACCTCTAAATGCAAGACataaataaaagtgaattagaaaaaaaaaaatcgctTACATTTTACCATTTTTACTATCTACATCAATTTTGTACCGTTTACGAAGAGTATCTCCTCCTGCAACCAAAACAAAGACTGAGAATCGGTAGTTTTTTAGAGGAAAGAGAGATCAAACAATGTAATATTGACCACAGAGCTGTAACACTATAAATAACAGAAACACACGttggaaaaacatatatggCGTAAAATGTCAGTGAAATAGTTGACACCGATATCATAAGCAAGGTACCATGAGAAAGAAACTCACTGAGTTCTAGAAACAGACGTTTTTCTCAACTAAAATAGGATTCTCTGTCACGTCACATACCTACTGTGGGAAGCTTTGTGAGCATCTGCACAAGAATTGCAGCAACATCAGCCACATCATAGGACCTCTCTCCGATATCATCACATATGGCGAGTTTTATAGCCGCTGACTGATCACTGATTCGCATTGGGAGTATCCCGGGAGAATCCAGCAGTTCAAGATCTTTCCCAAAACGAACCCACCTAtcataataagaaagaaatgacAGTTTACATATTCAGCACATGTAATGAAAGAACAAGTGATCCACTACGGTTTTATTTGAGCCTAGACCAGTCGGAAAAAATTAGTTGCAGCATAATTTTGCAGGAAACTGTTTTTGACGCTATTAGCACTTGAACAGAATGTGCTATGTATATCGTTAGTTGAGCAAAAAAATACCcagaatttataatttttaacatttggGATGAAAAATTTACTAATGAAATTCAGAGGACAGGATGCAACCATGAGATTTTGTAGTCCAttcctttttttctcattttagttGTCATTTAAGAATCAAGAATAGATGACATACAAACTTAAAAGTACTGAAGTTAGCTTGAGTAATAGGTTatacaaaatacaaattattcatgaataaaagaaactgctgaaaatttttaatactcccaatttctcaataaaaagaattatttgtttaaacaaaatgaataaCCTACCTCAACTCTCTTGTAACTCCTGGCCTGGGAGCTGCTGGGCACATTCTTCGCTTTAACAAACGGTTGATCAAAGATGATTTTCCGACATTAGGGTATCCAACTATTCCAGCTCGAATCTATTAAACAGTAGCATACATTCTTTACGTGATAATAATTTGGGAGGCATTCGAGTGAATGACAACGATCggcaaatatttttatttatcgtATACAATTTACTTAGCACATTTTAAATTAGAGAACAAGTGATCAATGAGAAAGAGTGTTGTGACTTGTGGAAACAAGAAGGCGCTCGTCTCTTTCTTTATCTAACAAACCATGtgttgctttatttttttagatggAAAAGTAGCCCTTTTAACTTACAAGTGAGAAAGAGAATAGCGAAAGCTAGTGTGCAGACAGTACAGTTATTTCTTTCTCCAATAAAAGGTATGTTTTCcttattctttaaaaagaaaagtaggaCTTTTACCAGAGACTTGGCGTAAGAAAATGAGCAAACGACAGTAAAAATGGGTATGCAATAATTACTATGAGCAACCCACCGCACGAGGAAGTAGCCCTTTGGCTCTACGCTTAATATTTACATCAGCTGCTAATTCCTTTGCTAACCGGCCTAGCTTCATTGTTCCCTGTACTGACAACACGTGATCAGGCATCCTGTAAATGAAACTTCAGAATATGGAGGGCTAtgggagaaaaaaattatatggttTCAATACCATTCCAAGCTTCCCATTGGAGAAGACAACCTTTGTTCCATTCCTAGTAAAATAATCTGCCCAAGCATTGCGGTCTGCAGTTGATATCATGTCTTCTCTATTTAAGACCAAAATTCTCTTTCTATTTCCAAGCCATACATCCATCTACGAAAGAAGTAACAGTAAGATGAAGAATAGGAACGAATCATCCTAGAACATGTGGTCTCGATATGGTATTGGGATGTAATGTCTTGTTACGCTTACTAATACTTCATGTCCCAATATTAtgtaacattaataaaaaaatttagcatagacacaaaaaaataaactgTTGCGAAACAAAGAAACCATGTAAACTGACTGCAACACTTTATAACTGAATTACCTGTTAAATAAAGACGCTAAAACCAACAATAGAGAACTGCAAGAAACAAGTATATATTTCTTCAACCaaattgaagatgatgaaagaaaACCTCTTAGGCTTTAAATAATACGAAGGAGTgaggaaaacaaaaaagagcTCTATCAAATGCAATCGCAGCTAGTTTGGATATACTTCTCAAGAAGCACTTGTggcagaagaaaataaaaagaatcaagTTATGCACCTCAACTTTTTTCCTCACCAACATTAATTCCCACAAGTGAAGTGTACAAGTTGATTTTCACGTGTTCATGTAGTTTAACTCATTTTACTTTCTACTTCTGTGCGTGCTGAGATGTTTGTTCAAATTGGCTCTTAGTTCAAGATAACAATGGGTGCAAAGGATAAATGATAGATTGGGCACCCTTAGGCCcaagagaaataaaattaaatggcTGATTGATTTTATTGGTTGGGCTTGAGGAGTTATATATACTATTagtttttactttaattttaattcccTAAACACTAGACGATCACACTTATAGGGTTGTTATCCATTTAACTAGCTATTTAATTAAGGGTTCTGTAATGTGTAACGATCAATGCAAACTATGAAAGTTCCAAAGCTAGTTTTAGCATCTTCTATGCAGCCTTCATCATAGCATAAGACATCATTCATGTCAATTCTAAGCGGATACTTaacaaagttaatatttttaaattttgaaaaagaaataaagatacTTGCCTGTGGATGACTTGTGGACATGGGAATTCGTCCATCCCGCACCTCTATCACAACATCCATCAACTTGAGCTGCTCCTTCAGTTCTTTTTCTGCTTTTGCAATATGACCAGGAAACCACTGCCCCATGCCCCACAAGACTATCAGCACTCCGAATTTTGCACTAATGCAACAGTACAGAATGCATATTAATGGAGAGACACATAAACAAATACCTTACCTGCACAGGGCGCAATGTCTTTGTCCAGTGATAAAGATCAGTGTCCAGGTCACTCCAATGATCACTCTCTCCTTGAAACCCATCAAATAAGTTGCCGTTGGGATTTCCATATCCATTATCCCTCCAACTGGGGCCTCCCACGCCAATTATCTGCATCAAGAAAACTGAATatattacgaaaaaaaaaatgaaagcttgaatttttgaaatagcaacacataacaaataacaaagCGCGCGAGATGCAATATCGGGAGGTGAAAGTGTATCGGAAAAAGATAGAAAGGCGAGtgaaaaggggaaaaaggaTGCCTGAATAGTGGGGGATTGGGATGAGAGAGCCGATACGGAGAATCTTCGACGGTTGGGAAGGAAGTTTGTGGGAATTGACGGAGAGTTGGGGACCCATAAAGCTGATAGCTGAACACTCATCACTGTGCTGTGCAACTACTCATTCAACACTCTGTTTGGGATAATACTGAAGCAGAACGCAAAGACGTGTCGATTGAAAGGGGagagtggatttttttttttttatcttaccaAGATCTGTTCGGCTAATATGGATATTTGCATATATGGGGTCTGCAATTACCTATATGCTAATTAGCATACATTCCATAAGTAGATAATTGAGTGATTAATTATAGAGACAGTtacttttaggtttaataggttcgtaGGTCtttatatttggaggtttgttttaattgggtccttcaatttttgaagtgatcaattaagtccctaattttgtctatttgaatcaataaaagtctttctgttaaatgcagttaacgcagtgaagtttttgaacatgtggcacgctgatgCTTCCAGGCGGtatcgtttcaagtgcataggtggattataaaagggtgaaatccctttttaaaagggatttcacccttgTATAATCCACCTATACACTTGAAACGGTGACACCTGGAAGTGTCAGcatgccacatgttcaaaaacttcacgttaactgcatttaacttttattgattcaaattgacaaaattagggacctaattgatcactttcaaaattggaggacccaattaaaacaaacctccaaatatagggacctccgaacctattaaaccttatttttatttgcacAAAGAAAGTAAGAAACTCCACCTTAAAATTCGTTGACACCTTATTTTCTAAACAAGTTGAGAGTCTAATAGAtatcttttctctttgtttcaacttttaataattattttctgcTTTGTCAATATTAATCTTTAcatttatccatttttttttttgtgttcaccTCAATCTTGGTCAACTTCTTTTTATGAACACACACTTTCTCTTTTGACTTCTTTATTTCCCTCTTCAATAAGGCAAGTTCATAAATATACTACAATATCTACTCTATTCCAAATATAAGTATAGAAAAGATTAGTGAACTTAATGTTGGTATTAGTATTATGTAGGAAAACGTCAGTGTAAACGAACAATAACTAAGAGAAAGAGGTGAAttgattcttttaaaaaatgtgattttttttttcgaaactTTTATCAAACcgtttataaataaagatatagagatggagaaaatcaaacaaaaaaatttatcataattcGAATCAATAGATTCTACGTCTAGTAGTTAATTacttaaaaagtgattaacattttcactaaaaatcagtaacatattataatataaaaataatgattgagATTAGAAAACACCTCTCTTAACATATAAGAGATGAAAGACACCTCCTTTTGATGTACAAAAGGATGAATTTGTAGGCACATAACTCTAATACTCTCAAATAAAAAGTCCCTTTCTAAGAATTGTGGAGAACACTATTTATAGCCTAAGGTTCGAGGTGGATCAGAAACTGAAAAGACAACTCCCAACTGCCAAaggtaatcaattatcaaatgtgataatcaattatttcaggCCGTTATGGGTtttaaaaaagtgataatcggttatccttagtgataattgattattgccgAACTTTGGACAATTTTATCTttcgataatcgattattgtcgcaACATAGCTATACTAAAAAGCAATTTACATGTCTTCTTATGATGTACAAGTGAAAGCAAAAGCCTAATACAAGGTTTTCTATAAAAAATGCTTTAACAGTGTATGTAAATAACTCTTCAAGACTTCAagtgcatcatcatcaaaatctcttcaaatcatcaataCTTCTCATTAGTAACAATTAAGTTGTCTTTTAAcgaattcaagaaaaatttcaatcaactatatttacaataatatgtaaaaaaagctttaaaacatgtaataaagataaaaaggaaatttGTAGTAGATTAtgtaaagaaaacaattatataaagaCATGTTGAATTCTTCATCGACTAtcatattattatcatttattaaattcttaaatatgTCTTAACTAATCAAACAAGCttcaattaattcattaaattccCACTCATTCCAAGCATCATATAgggataaatttttaatttaaatcttaCATGTTCCAAATGTAtacatatgaaatattttaccTTTCATGTTCAAAGTGTATACATATGAAGTTTTACCTTACATGTTCCAAACTTATGCTTGTAAATTGCATCTTCAATTGAGAAAACAAAAGGTTATGAGATTTAAACAAATTGTCAATAATTCTAATTAAAGAATAACATTGAGTTATCAACAAGGATTTTAAAAGAATACTCAAAAtggaaatcaaatttcaatAAGACtctgtgttaaaaaaaaaaaggaataatacTTTAATTGCACAAAACATCATAATCAACTATAAAATCACAAgagaataaacataaataagcTTTAGCCTTCCATGTGTAAGACAATGcaatacattataaaataaataataaaatgtatttgatGAATGGCATAGTGGTGGACGATGATCATTACATTTTgctaaacatatatttatattaaactttggtgattaaatatgtttctcaTACACACTTTGGGTTTTGATTTAATCAATCAAAAGTAACCTAATTCAATTGCAAAGATTTCAATGTtgtaaaaattttcattaaaaggtTCTCTTATAGATATTAAACGTGGAAGAGAAATTCAAAGAGACTTTGTTACAGGAGACTAAATGTATTAGATAATCCAAACTTATATATATGCTTGCATAGGATTTATAAAGTAGACAATTCAATGGACTTCCATATCATTAGATGATTCCAGTAATACACTGATTAGACTATTTTAACAACACACTGTTACACAACTTGTCATGTATCAactttccttttaaattttcaagaaCACTTTATTTCTTCATTAAGTTTATAATCTTAGGTTCTCTTAGCCAATAGAAAAtcttccatttattttattaatatggtATATAGGCTCACTACATGATCTTTCATTATATCATCTATAGACAATTTATTAGTTTGCTTACACTTTAGTTACATATAATACGAGTTAGAATACTTAGAAAACATCTATGTCATTCTTTATATCATCAAAACTCAATTCATGAACGATTCATCAAGTTATCCAATGAACTTCaacaaactattttttaatttagactCGTAAAACTAGAACGTCCAATGTAAGTTGTCTACTTAAAATGTCTATCATCTAACATGACTTAAAAAGTTGACTTAATGTTTGGAAATCTCAATTAAAACACTAAATATAAACtcaattattcttaaaaaaaaagttaagattaatgtgataaaaatatatatatatatttatcgatcattaactttttttgttttctagactttcacattttttttttcatatttgtgaCTCTTTAAGATTGTTGTcttgttaaaacaattttataaattgcatAAATATTTACTAAGTTATACATATTGAGATCTTTTATGTTAGTTTTTAATAAGTAAGGATAACAAAACTGATTTGACTCAccaatttatcaaaatttcGCGAGTCCAATTAGTATTTTCAACCCACTAATTTGTTTTGACTCTTGCTGCCTTACCTACCAAAGTGGAAGACAaggctttttaatttttattttttaataaaaaataaaataaaaaataattcaaatatttgatttttgtatatTAGATTATTTGAAGAATACAAATacacaataatattataatttaaattattaacacttACAAgttctaaatattaattaaatatataaaaataatagttattttaatttattcaattaaatatattaattaatcaatcaaaacttaaaaaattattcacaataaaaattgGAAGATggagttttttaatttttattttttaatgaaaattaaaaaaaaaataattcaaaaaattgattttaacatATTAGATTATTTGaagaatacaaatatataataatattataatttaaattattaacatttataagttaattaaatatataaaagtaatacttattttgaatttattcaattaaagatattaattaatcaattaaaacttaaaaaatgtttacaataaatttttaatatatgtttatataataaaaaagttaaaaataagaataaaaattagagaaagaaattacaaagtaattaattaacttaccaACCCATACTTTGACGAAAAACGTTATAATTTTTAATCCATTTTCTTATGACAGATCAACCCAGtctgatttatttttaacaactcaGGTCAAAACAAGCAAAAATGACTATTTTACCATCTCTGTTAACAAGTTATGAACTCAATTTTTAGCCTAGTAATAATCATAATAcatcacttttcttttaaaagaaaaggaaaaaaactcCCTAAACCCAAAAGAACACtcaatgaaaatagaaaactggGAAAACAAATTCACTAATAATCCAACTAAACTCACGGGTCACTTTATCGAGAGATCCAGCACCAAATTACCCAAGTTTATCAATATCTGCATACTAATACTTTAATAGAAATAtcttaaaaactaataattaaataccttatttattattaatttaattgctAAAACGTAGTgacaattgaatttaaaaaaaatagttatattggCTTATTGTTAGATTTAGTAAAGTTCAAGAATTAgaacaataattattaagaatattattatttctctaAAGTTTGATGACCCTCATAATAAAATAGTatcatgttttattaatttattgttactTCTTCTGGATGACTTTTGgggaatgaattttcaatttagttgtaATATTGTTTCATTGCCCAATTTTATACAGCTTTGAGAGAACAAATTCATGAATTTGTCCAGGACTTTTAAACTTTTGATCGTATCACCAGGCCAAAACTTTCATTAGGAGGATTCCATTGAGGTGAAGTGTTCATGactgtaaaaataataaatcaatgtcactcaaacAAAATTACTATTATCCCACTGCATACACTAAAAAAAGAATGATCTGATTATACCCAATTAACCTCCTCCCTCGAAATAACCATCACAGAGCCTTCTATATCGAACTAACAATTACAGTTTTGTACATTGGTTCAAATCTAGAAGTCCTCACAAGTCAGCTGGATGAGATTTGGCAAGTAAATTTGAGAAGAACATGCTTATGTTTGGAAGAACGTGATGTATCACGGTACTATACCTGcatattgaaaaatgaaaatatataataggaTGATGAATGAAATGAACGCTCCCAGTACACCCACACGGCCAAGTTTGGAAGTACTGTACAGGttgtaaaaattataacataccATGGTTCACGACTCAGTACATCAAATTTCTCCAACATAAACAGTATGCATGCATTTCCTAATGAAGTAGCATTGAAGTCTTCAGCCATCTTGTACAGTTGTACAACATTTTCCAATGAAATTTCCTATAAAATTAAGTTGGTTAGCCTTGAGATGAAATTAACAAAAGctttctataaaagaaaaacagaaaaaaatcatgaaacacAAGTTTAGTGTACCTGAACAATAGCACATTCACAAATACGCTTAAGACCGTCTAGAAGATACTGATCTGCCGCTTTGAGGAGATCCTTAGCCATATCCACACTGACAGCTACCGTTCCAGTATATATAAATCTACAAGTGTCAACGAAAAATTAGTTGTGATAttccaaaaacaaaatgaaaagatgGCTAAAAATGCACCTCATCATCAATTCAAAGACATCCCACTTTATATTTGGAATAAGAACATTGTTTGCTTCCCTCTCCTGCACCACAATTCGTAAGACATTGCATTAGTATGGATATTTTCACCTGACTGACGGCTTCAGTTCCACAGATCCACCAGTCGTATTTTAATGCAAAGTGAttgataagagaaaaaaaggatgaaaacaaAGCACAATACAACCAATTATTGCTTACCCTATAACTGCCATCTAACATAGCACGAAATATGTCTGAAGAAACTAAACAAGCTCTATGAGCATAAAAGCTTCTAcctgaagaaaggaaaagaaagtaaaTTAGATCGTATACCGAAACCAGTGAGCATAGAAAATAGAAGGAGAAAATTTAACAGCAGATACTCCACCTTCAACCAGGAATGTAACGTCAGaaagttttgaattgtttacataTTCCTCGCCCAAGTACATCTGCAGCAAATATTAATGGTTAACAAAACAAATTGTGAGAAAGAAAACGTCAACGAAAACGTGTTAAGCCCCACAGGAGAAGAGTAAAGTACCTGTAGACTTGGTGATCGAGGAGGAAGTTCAAAAAGGGAGACAACAGAAGAATGGGCTTTGGCAGCTATTGTGTGAAGCGCAGCTGAAGCATCACCCTTCTGCTTTACGTTTGTTGATTTAAGCATGTCCAGCAGCAAATTTAACCCTGGAAATTTAGAGTAATGCCGAATGAAACACGTGTACGATATACGGTGagttagaaattaaaaaaaaaatgcagataTCAATTATTTACCTCTATTGTCAATGAATATAGTTTTACTATCACGAGGAGAACATAAATACGCTAGAGCAATAACTACACGTCTTTGAACCTTTTCTTCAGGGTAGCACATAAGACGTATTAGGTGTTTCAACACCTGTCAAAGAGGAATGGATATAAAAAAACGTGCCCAATACGGTATCACTAAAACAAATGGAAACATATACAAGTCACCCCGCAAAGAGTTTGCAAGAAAACTCACTCGCCCTTGAGTCTTTTCCTCTAATCTTTTTAACGCCTTCACTGCACACTCTGCAGTTTGCTGCAAGTTAAGTGATAATCCCAAGAAAATCCACTTAGTTAGTGAGAGGAGTTGTGTTTACATTAATTACTGAGTTATCATTTAGAAATGTAATCATATATTAAGTGCAAATTTATTACTCTTATcacaaagaagaataaataaatgaacataCTTGATTCCGGAAATTTCCAGTCTTCAGTCTTTGAAAGCCATCAGCCTTAATAATACAAACAACATTGTCCTATCATAAAAGAAATCGTTACATCAGCGACAGCATGTCATTATCACTGTGGATCAATGCAGTGGCGTAGCTTTCTTGGATGTGAGAGACTTCGTCTCCAATTGTTTTTAcatacatacaaacatatatatatagtatattttatatatttggcCTCTGAATCTTTTTTCTACATCTGCAAACAAATTATCTCTccaaagtattttaataaagatTCGCCactctaataattttaaaacacaacAAACATTGTTGACAGAAAAAAGAACAAGGAGATTAGCTTTACCTCGTTATCAGCAAGACCATAGAGAGAAAAAACAACATTTTGTTGGACAGGCGCCTTCTTTGAGTCAAGAAGTTTAAGCAGAGGCTCTATACCTCCACTTTGAACAATACCAGCTTGATTGTGCGAGTCCTAACATTGGAACGACATGGgcaaaatataaagttatgatAGAAAATGGAAAGAGTAAAAACCAGCGCATAAAATTACAGAAACCATGAACGCTAAACATACAAGGTTGCGTATGCTACAATATAAACACACAACCGTAGTTATCAATTTGAAACAGTGGCGCATAACAACTCTAAGAAAGTTATAGATAATCactatttcaattattatagaAGTCAGATCAGAGATAACTTGAGGAATATGTtacccaaaaaatgatgttccATAGGTAAAAAGAGTATAATGCTCATCAAAGTTTATCTTTGAATACTTGATTAATTGACAATCCTAGACCGGGCTGATCAGGCACTGTTATGTTAtgataataaattcaatttggATTCTTCAATtctatattactttttataagcATAAGGCTAAATGTTTGTTGCTTCTAGTAATCACCTGTGCCAACCTCCCAAGTGCAAAAGATGACATTTCCTGAAGCTCGGCATCAGAAGACTTCAGCATATCAACCAATGGTGGAATAGCCCCTCGTTGGGCAATATGAACCTGTATGAACCAAAAAATACGGAAGTCAATAAGTGGACTTTAGTACT
The sequence above is drawn from the Vigna radiata var. radiata cultivar VC1973A chromosome 3, Vradiata_ver6, whole genome shotgun sequence genome and encodes:
- the LOC106757650 gene encoding DAR GTPase 3, chloroplastic, whose product is MSVQLSALWVPNSPSIPTNFLPNRRRFSVSALSSQSPTIQIIGVGGPSWRDNGYGNPNGNLFDGFQGESDHWSDLDTDLYHWTKTLRPVQWFPGHIAKAEKELKEQLKLMDVVIEVRDGRIPMSTSHPQMDVWLGNRKRILVLNREDMISTADRNAWADYFTRNGTKVVFSNGKLGMGTMKLGRLAKELAADVNIKRRAKGLLPRAIRAGIVGYPNVGKSSLINRLLKRRMCPAAPRPGVTRELRWVRFGKDLELLDSPGILPMRISDQSAAIKLAICDDIGERSYDVADVAAILVQMLTKLPTVGGDTLRKRYKIDVDSKNGKIFIEKLAVRIFNGDVHQAAFRVLADFRKGKFGWTALERPSR
- the LOC106757105 gene encoding ARM REPEAT PROTEIN INTERACTING WITH ABF2 — its product is MENPHPASRSLKRKPEGDLSQDQTDSKGPCISSKIRKKVLHQVSLLNSAASDCATIKRAIYNLSVLAENEDLADTLLDCGAVHALVRHLQLSHAGNDDDDKQNKCYNQGVTEHEQFEVAKGCSLIIELLAIKQEHQDLIVGAGVLPRLVESLKRHKICTISEPLVYLLKRAADAITSLAHENDDIKTRVRREGGIPPLVELLEFNDVKVQRAAARALRTLAFKNDGNKNQIVECNALPTLVLMLGSEDPKLHSEAIGVIGNLVHSSPNIKKDVLLAGALQPVICLLSSCCSESRREAALLLGQFATIDSDCKVHIAQRGAIPPLVDMLKSSDAELQEMSSFALGRLAQDSHNQAGIVQSGGIEPLLKLLDSKKAPVQQNVVFSLYGLADNEDNVVCIIKADGFQRLKTGNFRNQQTAECAVKALKRLEEKTQGRVLKHLIRLMCYPEEKVQRRVVIALAYLCSPRDSKTIFIDNRGLNLLLDMLKSTNVKQKGDASAALHTIAAKAHSSVVSLFELPPRSPSLQMYLGEEYVNNSKLSDVTFLVEGRSFYAHRACLVSSDIFRAMLDGSYREREANNVLIPNIKWDVFELMMRFIYTGTVAVSVDMAKDLLKAADQYLLDGLKRICECAIVQEISLENVVQLYKMAEDFNATSLGNACILFMLEKFDVLSREPWYSTVIHHVLPNISMFFSNLLAKSHPADL